Part of the Leptodactylus fuscus isolate aLepFus1 chromosome 6, aLepFus1.hap2, whole genome shotgun sequence genome, TGCTGTGTGCCTTAAAAAGTTTGCAAAACTAAAAGTTTTTTATTACTGTACTTAATAGTCAAATCTGGAAGTAAAATGAGCAAATTAGCTTGTTGACTTTTTAAGGACATTGCATAAGTCAAGGAACTGGACATTTGACttcaaaagaggaaaaaaaaaagttgtctaagatGCATCCTCATCCACTACCATGAAGCAACTATAGGCAAGGGAAAGAGTGGTCCAGAGGAATTGTATCTCCAGGATCTCTTTAAGATGTTTCCACATAATGTAGGTAAGGAGATTTCTTTAAAACCTCTATAGCGTTGTAGCATGAGTATGATCAAAATCCTCCACGTCTAGGCTTGGGTCATTGGGCTGTTCTCCTAATGCTCTTTCAAGCCTAAAGGGGATAGATCTGAAGAAATCTTGCTTAAAATCTTGGCCCATAAAAACATAAATGATGGGATTGATGCAACTATTAAAGAAAGCCAGATTAATAATAATGGTATTTATTGTATGGAATTGAAAGTAACCTTCATCATACTTGGGTGTCAGTGGCCAGATGTAATATGGAACCCAACAGATAAAGAATCCCAATATAACAGCGGTGATGATCCTGTAGGATCTGTGAGATCTCTGGGGTCTCTTACTTGCTCTAAGTTTGAAGAAAATAGTAGCATAACTGATGGAGATGATGAGAAAAGGGATAACAAACATTGTAACTAATCTGACGTAAcgagtgatatgctttacattaTCGAAATACACTACAGCATGGCAACCATTGAATACGCACCATTCAGTTGGATCGTTGAAGTAGAACCCATACAAGTAAAACACTAAACCAGTCAAGACCAAACCAAACATCCAAATAAGTCCTGCAGCGATCCTCACTAGTCTACACGTCCTGTGAACCCTAGCCCAAAATGGCCACATGACTGAGACCCAGCGGTCAATACTCATGGCTATCAAAAACAGAACACTGGCCGTCATGTTTATCGTGAAGAGAAAAATACTCAATTTGCACAAAATGAATGAGGAACTTAAGGAGGAGTCAAGAGAAAGCCATTGTGCCATACGCAGAGGAAGGGTAGCACAACATAGGAAGTCCGCTATGGCCAGGTGGAGGAACCACACAGCGCTGATTGTCTTCTTCATCCTGAATCCGGCAATCCAGATGACTAATCCATTACCGATAGACCCAACAACAAAAATGATGATGTACAAGGTAAAAGACATTGGCTTTAAAATGTTGTCATCAAGAAAATTGCAAGTAGGTGTTGGACTTGGATTGTAGTCTTTGTAAGATGACCTTAGAAGACATGATAGAGTAGACATTAgactcaaacagcaaaaacagGAAGTACAAATATAATAATTAACTAAAATCAGCGCGGgggaaaaaacctcccattgactccaagcGGAGCGGGtgggaaaaggaacccattgaattcaatgggaggcttttccccGCGCTGATTCTAATGTGCGTCCCGTACCAGAATCTTCgcaaaaatactccgtgtgaatgcccccttagtgaacTCTGGCACACTAGTCTTAGAAAATTGCGACACATTTTTCATCCAAcagacattttgataaatttgtggcataaaaaaaaatcacttgcaGAAAgctaagttaaaaaaaattggctAAAAACATCAGTAAGGATAATTCGCCCTCCATGACTATTAGAATGTTACAGAATTCTCATGATGTATGTTACTCTCTGGTTAAATGTTGCTTCATTTATACCATTGTATCCAATTTTCCGCAGCGCCACCACCGGTATAAAAttcaacttttgttttttttgcaggaaaaaaatagcACTGCATGATGTTCTTAGTCAAATTGATCAGAATCTGGGCTGAAGACTTTGATTTTAGGCAAataataggtaaaaaaaatagcaaagtaCATGTCTAAGAAATTACACAAGAATTGtgactacatactgtacatacgtgCTGTCATCCAGAGCTGGGTCGGGTGAGGTCAGGTTGTATTTAGCCACCTCCATTCTAATGTTATACctagaaaaatataaataataataataataataataataataataataataataataatgtgcatacACCTGAGGTCTGGCGCATGCGTGCTACATTTTTCTGGCTTTACTGAAGAACTAAACTTAGAACAGGCAACAGGTCGACTTGGAGCGCTAAACCCTAGGTGTGTAATTCTAAGGACCCACTGGccggaaacacagcgtttttaggcattgcggaaacgcagcagaaaaaaaaaaacactacgttttacagtactagcatagtgaatgcaattttgtcaaatcctagccccacactgcgaaaaaaacaaaaaaaaacagccccatgctgcggaaaagctgcgtttttcaaaaacacacttTTTAGCTcagttgaggctaaggccccacgggccggaaccgccGTGCTAAAGGGCTGTGGGCACAACTGCGATGTAatcacattgtggttctttccgcactttgaacagaaagttcactgagttttcctccatggactttctggtACAATTTTATCtacggggaaaccgccagcgtttccgtagatataattgacatgctgcaattttcaaaaccgcggtggttttggaaatcgcagcgtgtccgcactgtgattttttctgcaaagtgggcatgaatcCTGGAGATgtagacggggcgacacaggcagacgtacaatccacgggagaacagactgtgccagcactgtgaccagggggccctagaagacgagacccacttcctgctacactgcaccaaatactcagctgtgagggccgtttactaccaaagactctctgctcacatcccagacttcatatctgcagacgagaagaggaaactctacatcctactgggagaagaagaggccactgtggagatcgctgcccaatacgtgtccagctgtcaccaaacaagaggaagataagacacAAGATaaccccccatggactattaaaccccccaccaccaccacccaaaataccccacggactgttataccccaaatcacccatcccacccccacacacagctgtcaccaactaagaggaagatgagactccacggactattataccaCAAATTTCAGCACTGCTATATCCAGAGTAGATTGGGAACACATAGTATTTTTCTTTCAAATTACGTTTGCAATACAAATCTTGACTTGATCTGTCTGATTTGCCCACAGACAGCGATGATATGGGCAGAGGCTGAACATGGCAGTCAGGGCTAAAGGGGCAGCATTTGTAGGAGACAGAGCGCTCATTTCTAAAGCcaggttcagatggggttttttggaccaaattTTGATGCGCGAAGCCACCTCAGAATTCGGTCCAAAAAGCGCCTCCCGCGGCTAGCTGTGACTGTCGCGGATTCCAACAGTTGCGGCATTctgttctggattaggcccaaatgaatgaaccTAGTTGAGAGGGATTGAGCGATGTGGAtgccggaaaaaaaacgcttgcaGAAAGAGGAATtgtccggctcccattgaactcaatgagagttgtttttttgagtcagattttgattctgcatcaaaatctggtgcaaataaccccatctgaacccggcTTAACTGAGAATATCTTCAGACTGACTTCTATATTGAGAAAAAAGGTGTGTGTCTGCTTGTAACGTATAAACTGCCCCTACACAAGGGCATCAATGATTCATTAATGGTTTTGAAAGATTTTTTGAACCTGACAGACTCCATGTAAGATGCCAATCCTGAGGTAGAAAGCGCTCAAGATACCAGGAACATGAGAAAAGACATAGAAAGTTGagaaatcttgagatttcagaatcaattttaaaatccgatttctgatcattttccagccgatcaggatccgatctttcccaatcccgatcactcaaccctagtcaatgcttctctatgggaaaagtcacttttagggttgagccgatcttgagatttcaaaatccgatttccaatcattttccatccaatcccgattgtgaaatttgctcgatcgccgatttttttctgatcccgatcgctcaaccctaatcttaagCAATTGCTAAATG contains:
- the LOC142209883 gene encoding C3a anaphylatoxin chemotactic receptor-like, with product MSFTLYIIIFVVGSIGNGLVIWIAGFRMKKTISAVWFLHLAIADFLCCATLPLRMAQWLSLDSSLSSSFILCKLSIFLFTINMTASVLFLIAMSIDRWVSVMWPFWARVHRTCRLVRIAAGLIWMFGLVLTGLVFYLYGFYFNDPTEWCVFNGCHAVVYFDNVKHITRYVRLVTMFVIPFLIISISYATIFFKLRASKRPQRSHRSYRIITAVILGFFICWVPYYIWPLTPKYDEGYFQFHTINTIIINLAFFNSCINPIIYVFMGQDFKQDFFRSIPFRLERALGEQPNDPSLDVEDFDHTHATTL